A part of Saccharomyces cerevisiae S288C chromosome XIV, complete sequence genomic DNA contains:
- the NAR1 gene encoding iron-sulfur cluster assembly protein NAR1 (Subunit of the cytosolic iron-sulfur (FeS) protein assembly machinery; required for maturation of cytosolic and nuclear FeS proteins and for normal resistance to oxidative stress; deficiency results in shortened lifespan and sensitivity to paraquat; homologous to human Narf) codes for MSALLSESDLNDFISPALACVKPTQVSGGKKDNVNMNGEYEVSTEPDQLEKVSITLSDCLACSGCITSSEEILLSSQSHSVFLKNWGKLSQQQDKFLVVSVSPQCRLSLAQYYGLTLEAADLCLMNFFQKHFQCKYMVGTEMGRIISISKTVEKIIAHKKQKENTGADRKPLLSAVCPGFLIYTEKTKPQLVPMLLNVKSPQQITGSLIRATFESLAIARESFYHLSLMPCFDKKLEASRPESLDDGIDCVITPREIVTMLQELNLDFKSFLTEDTSLYGRLSPPGWDPRVHWASNLGGTCGGYAYQYVTAVQRLHPGSQMIVLEGRNSDIVEYRLLHDDRIIAAASELSGFRNIQNLVRKLTSGSGSERKRNITALRKRRTGPKANSREMAAATAATADPYHSDYIEVNACPGACMNGGGLLNGEQNSLKRKQLVQTLNKRHGEELAMVDPLTLGPKLEEAAARPLSLEYVFAPVKQAVEKDLVSVGSTW; via the coding sequence ATGAGTGCTCTACTGTCCGAGTCTGACCTAAACGATTTTATCAGTCCCGCCCTTGCGTGCGTCAAACCTACCCAGGTGAGCGGGGGCAAGAAGGATAACGTTAACATGAACGGAGAATACGAGGTGAGCACGGAACCAGACCAACTGGAGAAGGTCTCTATTACCCTATCAGACTGCCTCGCGTGTTCTGGTTGTATAACGTCTAGTGAAGAAATCTTGTTGAGTAGCCAAAGTCACTCGGTTTTCCTGAAAAACTGGGGGAAGCTTTCGCAGCAGCAAGACAAATTCCTCGTTGTGAGTGTCTCGCCACAATGCAGACTATCTCTTGCGCAGTACTACGGCTTAACATTGGAGGCGGCCGATTTGtgtttgatgaattttttccaaaagcaTTTCCAGTGCAAGTATATGGTTGGAACGGAGATGGGCAGAATCATATCGATTAGCAAAACCGTAGAGAAGATCATTGCGCataagaaacaaaaagaaaataccgGTGCGGACCGCAAGCCTCTATTATCTGCTGTGTGTCCGGGATTTCTTATATACACGGAAAAGACCAAACCGCAGTTGGTGCCTATGCTGCTCAATGTCAAGTCGCCTCAGCAAATTACGGGCTCGTTGATCAGAGCTACGTTCGAGAGTCTCGCTATCGCGCGTGAGTCCTTTTACCATCTGTCGCTGATGCCATGTTTTGACAAGAAACTAGAAGCGTCAAGGCCAGAATCGCTTGACGATGGGATTGACTGTGTCATTACGCCACGTGAAATAGTGACAATGTTACAAGAGTTGAATTTAGACTTCAAGTCGTTTCTTACTGAGGACACAAGTTTATATGGGCGGCTATCACCGCCGGGATGGGACCCGCGAGTCCACTGGGCGTCGAATCTGGGAGGCACTTGTGGTGGCTATGCCTACCAGTACGTAACGGCTGTCCAACGACTACACCCAGGAAGTCAGATGATAGTTCTGGAGGGTAGAAACAGCGACATTGTCGAGTACCGATTGCTGCACGATGATCGCATAATAGCCGCCGCCAGCGAGCTTTCCGGGTTTAGAAACATCCAAAATCTGGTGCGTAAACTGACCTCGGGCTCCGGGTCAGAGCGCAAGAGGAACATCACCGCTCTGCGGAAGAGACGAACAGGTCCAAAGGCGAACTCACGCGAGATGGCGGCCGCCACGGCCGCCACGGCCGATCCCTACCACTCGGACTACATCGAGGTAAACGCGTGTCCGGGTGCATGCATGAACGGTGGTGGCCTACTCAATGGCGAGCAAAACAGTCTCAAGCGGAAGCAGTTGGTTCAGACACTGAATAAGCGTCACGGAGAGGAGCTAGCAATGGTAGATCCTCTAACCCTGGGACCCAAGCTAGAAGAGGCGGCAGCCCGCCCGCTTTCGCTAGAGTACGTCTTCGCGCCCGTCAAGCAGGCCGTCGAAAAGGATCTCGTCTCTGTTGGGAGCACCTGGTAA
- the LAP3 gene encoding bleomycin hydrolase (Cysteine aminopeptidase with homocysteine-thiolactonase activity; protects cells against homocysteine toxicity; cytosolic protein, selectively transported to vacuole during nitrogen starvation; targeted to vacuole via CVT pathway; has bleomycin hydrolase activity in vitro; transcription is regulated by galactose via Gal4p; orthologous to human BLMH), with protein MSSSIDISKINSWNKEFQSDLTHQLATTVLKNYNADDALLNKTRLQKQDNRVFNTVVSTDSTPVTNQKSSGRCWLFAATNQLRLNVLSELNLKEFELSQAYLFFYDKLEKANYFLDQIVSSADQDIDSRLVQYLLAAPTEDGGQYSMFLNLVKKYGLIPKDLYGDLPYSTTASRKWNSLLTTKLREFAETLRTALKERSADDSIIVTLREQMQREIFRLMSLFMDIPPVQPNEQFTWEYVDKDKKIHTIKSTPLEFASKYAKLDPSTPVSLINDPRHPYGKLIKIDRLGNVLGGDAVIYLNVDNETLSKLVVKRLQNNKAVFFGSHTPKFMDKKTGVMDIELWNYPAIGYNLPQQKASRIRYHESLMTHAMLITGCHVDETSKLPLRYRVENSWGKDSGKDGLYVMTQKYFEEYCFQIVVDINELPKELASKFTSGKEEPIVLPIWDPMGALAK; from the coding sequence ATGTCCTCTTCCATCGATATCAGTAAGATCAACTCTTGGAACAAAGAGTTTCAATCCGACTTAACCCATCAATTGGCAACCACTGTCCTTAAGAATTATAATGCCGATGATGCACTGTTGAACAAGACTAGACTGCAAAAGCAAGATAACAGGGTTTTCAACACTGTTGTCTCTACTGATTCCACTCCAGTCACCAACCAAAAAAGCTCTGGTAGATGTTGGTTGTTTGCCGCTACCAATCAACTGCGCTTGAATGTTCTTTCTGAATTGAACTTAAAAGAATTCGAACTGTCCCAAGCTTACTTGTTCTTTTACGATAAGTTGGAAAAGGCCAACTATTTCTTGGACCAAATCGTCTCCTCGGCTGATCAAGACATCGACTCACGTCTCGTGCAATACTTGTTAGCAGCTCCAACAGAAGACGGTGGCCAATACAGCATGTTTTTGAACCTAGTCAAGAAGTATGGCCTTATCCCCAAAGATTTATACGGGGATCTACCTTATTCTACTACTGCGTCCAGAAAATGGAATTCTCTGTTGACTACTAAACTGAGAGAATTTGCCGAGACTCTAAGAACAGCTTTGAAAGAGCGTTCTGCCGATGATTCCATAATTGTCACTCTGAGAGAGCAAATGCAAAGAGAAATCTTCAGGTTGATGTCGTTGTTCATGGACATACCTCCAGTGCAACCAAACGAGCAATTCACTTGGGAATACGTTGACAAAGACAAGAAAATCCACACTATCAAATCGACTCCGTTAGAATTTGCCTCCAAATACGCAAAATTGGACCCTTCCACGCCAGTCTCATTGATCAATGATCCAAGACACCCATATGGTAAATTAATTAAGATCGATCGTTTAGGAAACGTCCTTGGCGGAGATGCCGTGATTTACTTAAATGTTGACAATGAAACACTATCTAAATTGGTTGTTAAGAGATTACAAAATAACAAAGCTGTCTTTTTTGGATCTCACACTCCAAAGTTCATGGACAAGAAAACTGGTGTCATGGATATTGAATTGTGGAACTATCCTGCCATCGGCTATAATTTACCTCAGCAAAAGGCATCGCGTATTAGATACCATGAAAGTTTGATGACTCATGCTATGTTGATCACTGGCTGCCACGTCGATGAAACGTCTAAATTACCACTTCGCTACCGCGTTGAAAATTCCTGGGGTAAAGACTCCGGTAAAGACGGATTATACGTGATGACTCAAAAGTACTTCGAGGAGTACTGCTTTCAAATTGTGGTCGATATCAATGAATTGCCAAAAGAGCTGGCTTCAAAATTCACCTCAGGTAAGGAAGAGCCGATTGTCTTGCCCATCTGGGACCCAATGGGTGCTTTGGCCAAATAA
- the KEX2 gene encoding kexin KEX2 (Kexin, a subtilisin-like protease (proprotein convertase); a calcium-dependent serine protease involved in the activation of proproteins of the secretory pathway) — MKVRKYITLCFWWAFSTSALVSSQQIPLKDHTSRQYFAVESNETLSRLEEMHPNWKYEHDVRGLPNHYVFSKELLKLGKRSSLEELQGDNNDHILSVHDLFPRNDLFKRLPVPAPPMDSSLLPVKEAEDKLSINDPLFERQWHLVNPSFPGSDINVLDLWYNNITGAGVVAAIVDDGLDYENEDLKDNFCAEGSWDFNDNTNLPKPRLSDDYHGTRCAGEIAAKKGNNFCGVGVGYNAKISGIRILSGDITTEDEAASLIYGLDVNDIYSCSWGPADDGRHLQGPSDLVKKALVKGVTEGRDSKGAIYVFASGNGGTRGDNCNYDGYTNSIYSITIGAIDHKDLHPPYSEGCSAVMAVTYSSGSGEYIHSSDINGRCSNSHGGTSAAAPLAAGVYTLLLEANPNLTWRDVQYLSILSAVGLEKNADGDWRDSAMGKKYSHRYGFGKIDAHKLIEMSKTWENVNAQTWFYLPTLYVSQSTNSTEETLESVITISEKSLQDANFKRIEHVTVTVDIDTEIRGTTTVDLISPAGIISNLGVVRPRDVSSEGFKDWTFMSVAHWGENGVGDWKIKVKTTENGHRIDFHSWRLKLFGESIDSSKTETFVFGNDKEEVEPAATESTVSQYSASSTSISISATSTSSISIGVETSAIPQTTTASTDPDSDPNTPKKLSSPRQAMHYFLTIFLIGATFLVLYFMFFMKSRRRIRRSRAETYEFDIIDTDSEYDSTLDNGTSGITEPEEVEDFDFDLSDEDHLASLSSSENGDAEHTIDSVLTNENPFSDPIKQKFPNDANAESASNKLQELQPDVPPSSGRS, encoded by the coding sequence ATGAAAGTGAGGAAATATATTACTTTATGCTTTTGGTGGGCCTTTTCAACATCCGCTCTTGTATCATCACAACAAATTCCATTGAAGGACCATACGTCACGACAGTATTTTGCTGTAGAAAGCAATGAAACATTATCCCGCTTGGAGGAAATGCATCCAAATTGGAAATATGAACATGATGTTCGAGGGCTACCAAACCATTatgttttttcaaaagagtTGCTAAAATTGGGCAAAAGATCATCATTAGAAGAGTTACAGGGGGATAACAACGACCACATATTATCTGTCCATGATTTATTCCCGCGTAACGACCTATTTAAGAGACTACCGGTGCCTGCTCCACCAATGGACTCAAGCTTGTTACCGGTAAAAGAAGCTGAGGATAAACTCAGCATAAATGATCCGCTTTTTGAGAGGCAGTGGCACTTGGTCAATCCAAGTTTTCCTGGCAGTGATATAAATGTTCTTGATCTGTGGTACAATAATATTACAGGCGCAGGGGTCGTGGCTGCCATTGTTGATGATGGCCTTGACTACGAAAATGAAGACTTGAAGGATAATTTTTGCGCTGAAGGTTCTTGGGATTTCAACGACAATACCAATTTACCTAAACCAAGATTATCTGATGACTACCATGGTACGAGATGTGCAGGTGAAATAGCTGCCAAAAAAGGTAACAATTTTTGCGGTGTCGGGGTAGGTTACAACGCTAAAATCTCAGGCATAAGAATCTTATCCGGTGATATCACTACGGAAGATGAAGCTGCGTCCTTGATTTATGGTCTAGACGTAAACGATATATATTCATGCTCATGGGGTCCCGCTGATGACGGAAGACATTTACAAGGCCCTAGTGACCTGGTGAAAAAGGCTTTAGTAAAAGGTGTTACTGAGGGAAGAGATTCCAAAGGAGCGATTTACGTTTTTGCCAGTGGAAATGGTGGAACTCGTGGTGATAATTGCAATTACGACGGCTATACTAATTCCATATATTCTATTACTATTGGGGCTATTGATCACAAAGATCTACATCCTCCTTATTCCGAAGGTTGTTCCGCCGTCATGGCAGTCACGTATTCTTCAGGTTCAGGCGAATATATTCATTCGAGTGATATCAACGGCAGATGCAGTAATAGCCACGGTGGAACGTCTGCGGCTGCTCCATTAGCTGCCGGTGTTTACACTTTGTTACTAGAAGCCAACCCAAACCTAACTTGGAGAGACGTACAGTATTTATCAATCTTGTCTGCGGTAGGGTTAGAAAAGAACGCTGACGGAGATTGGAGAGATAGCGCCATGGGGAAGAAATACTCTCATCGCTATGGCTTTGGTAAAATCGATGCCCATAAGTTAATTGAAATGTCCAAGACCTGGGAGAATGTTAACGCACAAACCTGGTTTTACCTGCCAACATTGTATGTTTCCCAGTCCACAAACTCCACGGAAGAGACATTAGAATCCGTCATAACCATATCAGAAAAAAGTCTTCAAGATGCTAACTTCAAGAGAATTGAGCACGTCACGGTAACTGTAGATATTGATACAGAAATTAGGGGAACTACGACTGTCGATTTAATATCACCAGCGGGGATAATTTCAAACCTTGGCGTTGTAAGACCAAGAGATGTTTCATCAGAGGGATTCAAAGACTGGACATTCATGTCTGTAGCACATTGGGGTGAGAACGGCGTAGGTGATTGGAAAATCAAGGTTAAGACAACAGAAAATGGACACAGGATTGACTTCCACAGTTGGAGGCTGAAGCTCTTTGGGGAATCCATTGATTCATCTAAAACAGAAACTTTCGTCTTTGGAAACGATAAAGAGGAGGTTGAACCAGCTGCTACAGAAAGTACCGTATCACAATATTCTGCCAGTTCAACTTCTATTTCCATCAGCGCTACTTCTACATCTTCTATCTCAATTGGTGTGGAAACGTCGGCCATTCCCCAAACGACTACTGCGAGTACCGATCCTGATTCTGATCCAAACACTCCTAAAAAACTTTCCTCTCCTAGGCAAGCCAtgcattattttttaacaatatttttgattgGCGCCACATTTTTGGTGTTATACTTCATGTTTTTTATGAAATCAAGGAGAAGGATCAGAAGGTCAAGAGCGGAAACGTATGAATTCGATATCATTGATACAGACTCTGAGTACGATTCTACTTTGGACAATGGAACTTCCGGAATTACTGAGCCCGAAGAGGTTGAGGACTTCGATTTTGATTTGTCCGATGAAGACCATCTTGCAAGTTTGTCTTCATCAGAAAACGGTGATGCTGAACATACAATTGATAGTGTACTAACAAACGAAAATCCATTTAGTGACCCTATAAAGCAAAAGTTCCCAAATGACGCCAACGCAGAATCTGCTTCCAATAAATTACAAGAATTACAGCCTGATGTTCCTCCATCTTCCGGACGATCGTGA
- the YTP1 gene encoding Ytp1p (Probable type-III integral membrane hypothetical protein; has regions of similarity to mitochondrial electron transport proteins), with translation MTAANKNIVFGFSRSISAILLICFFFEKVCGDMEHDMGMDDTSGYTRPEIVQAGSKSFHWLCTLGFLLLLPSVVTCLSFAGRIYSATLLQCTCAVYAFLEAAVLRFQDNDGVENRTSRGTAWFLVGLTWITLFFGGLAGGTGFLVKSKRLQTFISNAGEKRLSYIHRGLSFLTVLTGWVKVCLAPVALFGFCREAHTGQCIAHGIMGSAFVLYGFIYVLVLVIPWIRSAQTSYSQDYVDSWVMCIWGVVNTFTEHRWGREGWSVHDYQHTFMGIIWWTGGILGIFLSRNGRRTFVPSLIIIFTGWAMSEHAQHLIISTKVHNMFGLVLMCGGALRIIEISFLLRDKRTLDKIHSFQYLAPFCLVCSGLLFMGANEEQLILVLRLGGDHSAYVLIIVSGAFLVYFWMIACLEFYLYLLEKGKQGFLPKSYELEEENNNVSFELDNISNEDVDEDTTPFNV, from the coding sequence ATGACAGCAGCTAATAAGAATATTGTCTTCGGATTTTCCAGATCCATTAGCGCAATTCTACTAATatgctttttctttgaaaaagtcTGCGGTGATATGGAGCATGATATGGGCATGGATGATACTTCGGGATACACGAGGCCAGAAATTGTGCAGGCTGGGTCGAAATCTTTCCACTGGCTCTGCACTTTGGGATTCTTGTTGCTTTTACCATCCGTGGTGACGTGCCTTTCGTTCGCTGGCAGGATATATTCAGCTACCCTCTTACAATGCACTTGTGCCGTTTACGCTTTCTTAGAAGCTGCCGTATTAAGATTTCAAGACAATGATGGGGTAGAAAATAGAACTTCAAGGGGAACCGCATGGTTTTTGGTGGGACTTACTTGGATAACCTTATTCTTTGGTGGATTAGCTGGAGGAACTGGTTTCTTAGTGAAAAGCAAGAGGTTGCAAACGTTCATATCAAATGCAGGTGAGAAAAGGTTGTCATATATCCATCGTGGTTTATCCTTTCTAACTGTTCTAACAGGTTGGGTTAAAGTCTGTTTGGCACCTGTTGCGCTCTTTGGGTTTTGTAGAGAGGCACACACAGGGCAATGCATCGCTCATGGTATCATGGGATCCGCGTTTGTGTTGTACGGGTTCATTTATGTACTGGTTTTGGTTATACCATGGATTCGCAGTGCCCAAACCTCATATTCACAGGATTACGTCGACAGTTGGGTTATGTGCATATGGGGCGTTGTAAATACTTTTACTGAACACAGGTGGGGACGTGAAGGATGGAGTGTTCACGATTATCAACACACGTTTATGGGAATTATCTGGTGGACTGGTGGAATACTCGGGATTTTCCTTTCCAGAAATGGCAGAAGAACATTTGTACCAAGTTtgattattattttcaCCGGATGGGCCATGTCTGAGCACGCCCAGCACTTGATAATTAGCACAAAAGTCCATAATATGTTTGGGCTAGTTTTAATGTGTGGAGGCGCTTTAAGAATTATCgaaatatcttttttacTACGTGATAAAAGAACGCTGGACAAAATACATTCATTCCAATACCTTGCTCCCTTTTGTTTAGTATGTTCAGGTCTCCTATTTATGGGCGCAAACGAAGAACAACTCATTTTAGTGTTGCGGTTGGGAGGCGACCATAGTGCGTACGTTCTAATTATCGTATCAGGCGCATTTTTGGTCTACTTCTGGATGATTGCATGTTTGGAATTCTACCTATATCTACTTGAAAAGGGAAAACAAGGATTCCTTCCGAAATCATACGAACttgaagaggaaaacaaTAACGTGAGCTTTGAGCTAGATAACATATCGAACGAAGATGTGGATGAAGATACCACTCCCTTTAACGTTTGA